In Flavobacterium cerinum, one genomic interval encodes:
- a CDS encoding DUF456 domain-containing protein, giving the protein MEYFLLITGFICMLVGIVGSFLPILPGPPISWLGLLLLYLTKGIPFSYWILGITLFIAIVVGILDYIIPAKGTKKFGGSQYGVWGTNIGLVIGLIAPIPFGFIIGPFVGALVGELIYDNKDHQRAVKAATGSFIGFLASTFIKFVVCMVYFGLFLAKVWDYRHIWF; this is encoded by the coding sequence ATGGAATACTTCTTATTGATAACGGGTTTCATTTGTATGCTGGTTGGCATTGTGGGTAGTTTTCTTCCCATTTTGCCCGGACCTCCCATTAGTTGGCTCGGATTATTATTGCTTTATCTTACCAAGGGCATTCCGTTTAGTTATTGGATTTTAGGTATTACCTTATTTATCGCAATCGTTGTCGGTATTCTGGATTATATTATTCCGGCTAAAGGCACTAAAAAGTTCGGCGGTAGCCAATATGGTGTTTGGGGAACCAATATCGGATTAGTAATCGGGTTAATCGCTCCGATTCCTTTCGGTTTTATCATCGGTCCGTTTGTAGGCGCTTTGGTAGGCGAACTGATTTACGATAACAAAGACCATCAACGTGCCGTTAAAGCCGCAACCGGATCTTTTATCGGGTTTCTGGCTTCCACTTTTATCAAATTCGTGGTTTGCATGGTTTATTTTGGTCTTTTTTTAGCCAAAGTATGGGATTATCGTCATATTTGGTTTTGA
- a CDS encoding T9SS type A sorting domain-containing protein: protein MIKKHLFWMFCLTLGTVKAQEFVIREMPSLINVQYSAVTFADVNGDNNPDLLISGADGGYLLRTDLYLNDGQGNFAPSGNSGLMVIREGSTAFADIDGDGDQDLLITGITEVVTPSGNYGTRVKLYRNNGSGLFTEIQDSGLTAVSQSDVLFQDIDNDGDPDLFMAGLTQGGAVTNLYVNDGNGNFTLANANIPARINLINPAIAMADIDNDGDPDLMLTGMDGSDNQIRMALYKNNGSGIFTKVNNPGIEPVFTGGAAFEDIDNDGDMDLIMVGADPVYAKVAKLYLNDGSGNFTLKSNTPFIGAQYGSVKLADVNNDSLKDILITGYRNPNMRADLYLNNGNAEFTMVADTPFIGMTNSAFAFEDVDNDNDMDVVIAGSNSPLGTLTKLYINQTNTLSVVNPEINNVKLYPNPTVNTINLQIPANIQVEKIEVYDTLGKLVLQKESSEVISVESLSAGLYTAVVYTNHGVIKSKIAKR from the coding sequence ATGATAAAAAAGCATTTGTTTTGGATGTTCTGTCTTACATTGGGAACGGTAAAGGCACAGGAATTTGTTATAAGAGAAATGCCTTCTTTGATCAATGTACAATATAGTGCAGTGACTTTTGCTGATGTAAACGGAGATAACAATCCAGATTTATTGATCAGTGGTGCTGACGGAGGTTATTTACTGCGTACAGATTTATATCTGAATGACGGACAAGGGAATTTCGCTCCGTCTGGTAATTCCGGGCTTATGGTAATCCGGGAAGGGAGCACGGCTTTTGCAGATATTGATGGTGACGGTGATCAGGATTTACTGATTACCGGTATAACCGAGGTAGTGACGCCAAGCGGAAACTATGGAACGCGGGTAAAATTATATCGAAATAACGGATCCGGTTTGTTTACGGAAATTCAGGATTCTGGACTAACAGCTGTAAGTCAAAGTGACGTGCTATTTCAGGATATCGATAATGACGGCGATCCGGATTTATTTATGGCCGGACTTACACAGGGAGGAGCAGTAACAAACCTTTATGTTAATGACGGTAACGGGAATTTTACATTGGCTAATGCTAATATCCCGGCTCGAATTAATTTGATCAATCCGGCTATAGCAATGGCGGATATCGATAATGACGGTGATCCTGATTTAATGTTAACCGGAATGGACGGATCAGATAATCAAATCCGGATGGCACTGTATAAAAATAACGGATCCGGGATTTTTACCAAAGTGAATAACCCGGGAATCGAACCGGTTTTTACCGGAGGAGCTGCTTTTGAAGACATCGATAATGACGGCGATATGGATTTAATAATGGTCGGCGCCGATCCGGTATATGCCAAAGTAGCAAAATTATACCTGAACGATGGAAGCGGAAATTTTACTTTAAAAAGTAATACACCTTTTATCGGTGCACAATACGGTAGCGTGAAATTGGCAGATGTAAATAACGATAGTTTAAAAGATATTCTAATTACCGGATACCGGAACCCGAATATGCGTGCCGATTTATATCTGAATAATGGAAATGCCGAATTTACAATGGTAGCGGATACACCTTTTATAGGAATGACAAATAGTGCTTTCGCTTTTGAAGACGTAGATAATGATAACGACATGGATGTGGTAATTGCCGGTTCTAATTCGCCATTAGGAACGTTGACAAAGTTGTACATCAATCAGACGAATACATTGTCAGTTGTAAACCCGGAGATCAATAACGTAAAACTATATCCGAATCCGACAGTAAATACAATCAATCTCCAAATTCCGGCTAACATACAAGTCGAAAAAATCGAAGTATATGATACGCTGGGTAAATTAGTATTGCAAAAGGAGAGCTCTGAAGTTATATCAGTTGAAAGCTTGTCGGCCGGATTATATACGGCGGTAGTTTATACGAACCACGGAGTGATAAAAAGTAAAATCGCAAAACGTTAA
- a CDS encoding tetratricopeptide repeat protein has product MIKIFLFGLIVFLPQWCYSQKYSEKQIDHLLDSIGQFEKDNPNKIFPVSFDCYNASREIDYKKGMAKSLLLSGRGMMLLGQYDEALKYAVKSEAIAGKQCYNVVLCGVCRLEAECYKSLGMEFQEHKLLKRAMTLSESIRDQYKMHYEKGCVFKDLANYYERTEKQDSALVFYEKSDDAFSKMKAGYSKNCNRSLAASGMAMVCTEKKQYDLAAIYLAEAEKQVAFTNCVEAQLKIFRNKARLELAKGNDKAAIDNYQEALALAKKLNRKELVSLLYYKLSMLYEKTGHDDKADQCFLECHKINNHLDVFTGSIGEFPVKLAVKNTEQQIKKSNMGMVTALFFAVVFIVFLIGRIIWYIRKSKEEKQEVDFNGLRLQQKEELLEKAKDVDSITIENIVQLAKEDDPQFLIQFAIVHLNFFEHLTELKPQLKEEEMKICAMQKLGFSVKEIAIITDASVRSVEARIYRVRKRIKEQIDEGKRGWFEML; this is encoded by the coding sequence ATGATAAAAATATTTTTATTCGGACTGATTGTTTTCTTACCGCAATGGTGCTACTCTCAAAAATATTCGGAAAAACAAATAGATCATTTACTTGATAGTATTGGTCAGTTTGAAAAAGATAATCCAAATAAAATTTTTCCTGTCAGTTTTGACTGTTATAATGCTTCTCGTGAGATCGATTATAAAAAGGGAATGGCTAAGAGTTTGCTATTGTCAGGAAGAGGAATGATGTTATTAGGACAGTATGATGAAGCTTTAAAATATGCAGTCAAAAGTGAAGCCATTGCCGGAAAACAATGTTATAATGTAGTGCTATGTGGCGTTTGCCGACTGGAGGCGGAATGTTATAAATCGTTGGGAATGGAATTTCAGGAGCATAAACTTCTTAAAAGAGCAATGACGCTTTCAGAAAGTATCCGTGATCAATATAAAATGCACTACGAAAAAGGGTGTGTTTTTAAGGATCTTGCCAACTACTATGAACGAACGGAAAAACAAGATTCAGCATTAGTGTTTTATGAAAAAAGTGATGATGCTTTTAGTAAAATGAAAGCTGGATATAGTAAAAACTGTAATCGTTCACTGGCTGCTTCCGGAATGGCTATGGTTTGTACAGAAAAAAAACAATATGATTTGGCAGCGATTTATTTGGCTGAAGCAGAAAAACAGGTCGCATTTACAAATTGTGTTGAAGCACAATTAAAAATTTTCAGAAATAAAGCCAGACTGGAACTGGCAAAAGGAAATGATAAGGCCGCAATAGACAATTACCAAGAAGCTTTAGCATTGGCAAAAAAACTAAATAGGAAAGAATTAGTAAGCCTGCTGTATTATAAATTGTCTATGCTGTATGAAAAAACAGGGCATGATGATAAAGCAGATCAGTGTTTTTTAGAATGTCATAAAATAAACAACCACCTTGATGTATTTACGGGGAGTATCGGTGAATTTCCTGTGAAATTAGCGGTAAAGAATACAGAACAGCAGATTAAAAAAAGTAATATGGGAATGGTTACGGCCTTGTTCTTTGCTGTGGTCTTTATAGTGTTCCTGATAGGTAGGATTATTTGGTATATACGGAAGTCAAAAGAGGAAAAACAAGAAGTAGATTTTAACGGATTACGTTTGCAACAAAAAGAAGAATTGTTAGAGAAAGCGAAAGATGTTGACAGTATTACAATAGAAAATATCGTACAACTGGCTAAAGAAGATGACCCGCAGTTTTTAATACAATTTGCTATTGTTCACCTGAATTTTTTTGAGCATTTGACAGAATTGAAACCGCAATTAAAAGAGGAAGAAATGAAAATATGTGCGATGCAAAAACTGGGATTTTCAGTTAAGGAAATTGCTATTATTACAGATGCTTCGGTACGATCTGTAGAAGCCAGAATCTATCGGGTTCGAAAAAGAATAAAGGAACAAATTGATGAAGGTAAAAGAGGATGGTTTGAAATGCTATAA
- a CDS encoding S24 family peptidase — MKPIQRVKKIIQYYNLSISSFEKRTNMSNNSIQTAIKRTAKLKDETLNNILTAFPNISPEWLLTGNGKMLRKEKIYHTTPTNSITHENAGSYQTTQTNSRDENSKFIPLISDTTLLNIRQIPFITPDHIIEEYHIPNLTNADFLITIKGNSMSPKYNNGDLAACKTIPTDTFLQWNHIYLINTPQGLLIKRIKEGNNQNHVLLVSENSEFQPFQLHKNEINTIAIVIGIIHLL; from the coding sequence ATGAAGCCCATACAACGCGTAAAAAAAATAATACAATACTACAACCTTTCCATCAGCAGTTTTGAGAAGAGAACCAACATGTCAAACAACTCTATACAGACTGCGATAAAGCGAACTGCCAAATTAAAAGACGAAACACTAAACAACATTCTCACAGCTTTTCCTAACATCTCGCCCGAATGGCTTTTAACAGGAAACGGCAAAATGTTACGAAAAGAAAAGATATACCACACAACACCCACCAATAGCATAACCCATGAAAACGCCGGGAGTTATCAAACGACACAAACAAATAGTCGCGACGAAAACTCAAAATTCATCCCTCTAATTTCCGACACAACACTACTTAATATCAGACAGATTCCCTTTATTACACCGGATCATATTATAGAAGAATATCACATACCCAACCTCACAAATGCAGATTTTCTAATTACAATCAAAGGAAACAGCATGAGTCCAAAATACAACAACGGAGATCTTGCCGCCTGTAAGACCATACCAACAGACACTTTTTTACAATGGAATCACATCTACCTGATCAATACTCCACAAGGATTACTAATCAAACGGATAAAAGAGGGCAATAACCAAAACCATGTTTTACTTGTTTCGGAAAACTCAGAATTTCAACCGTTTCAGTTACATAAAAACGAGATAAACACTATCGCCATAGTCATTGGAATTATCCATTTACTATAA
- a CDS encoding LexA family transcriptional regulator, producing MKPIERVKEIIRYYGLSISGFEKKTQMSNNSIQIAIKRTASLKDDTLNNILRAFPDISPEWLLTGNTTMFRKDNIYKSPPQHSVTNETNETYPPSDKDVNFDSVSLKNATLIPLISDTAFAKIKYKALIASEHIIEKYHIPAFKDVDFLVTVNGNTMSPKYNSGDLVACKRVPIDSFLQWNRIYIISTAQGLLIKRIKEGKDEDHLLAIPENPEFLPFQLHKREINAIAISVGVIHME from the coding sequence ATGAAGCCTATAGAACGCGTCAAAGAAATAATACGATACTACGGTCTATCCATCAGTGGTTTTGAAAAGAAAACACAGATGTCCAACAATTCTATTCAAATCGCCATAAAAAGAACCGCAAGCCTAAAAGACGACACGTTAAACAACATACTAAGGGCTTTTCCCGACATCTCACCGGAATGGCTTTTAACAGGGAATACGACTATGTTTCGAAAAGACAACATATATAAATCACCACCCCAACATTCCGTTACAAATGAAACCAATGAAACCTATCCACCATCGGATAAAGATGTCAATTTCGACAGTGTTTCTCTTAAAAACGCAACACTTATCCCACTAATCTCCGATACTGCTTTTGCAAAAATCAAATACAAAGCTTTGATTGCATCGGAACATATTATTGAGAAATATCATATTCCCGCATTTAAAGACGTCGACTTTCTAGTTACCGTTAACGGAAATACCATGAGTCCGAAATATAACAGCGGTGATCTGGTAGCTTGCAAAAGAGTTCCGATAGACTCCTTTTTGCAGTGGAACCGCATTTACATTATAAGTACCGCTCAAGGATTATTAATAAAAAGAATAAAGGAAGGTAAGGACGAAGATCATCTATTAGCAATCCCGGAGAACCCGGAATTCCTGCCTTTTCAACTACATAAACGCGAAATCAACGCAATCGCTATTTCTGTCGGCGTTATTCATATGGAATAA
- a CDS encoding GIY-YIG nuclease family protein — MYYVCVIYSRELDVYYKGFTMNLDRRLERHLNGGSGFTSRASDWVSVYSKMYETKKEALIEEKRLKKLNRASLERLFQG, encoded by the coding sequence ATGTACTATGTTTGTGTGATTTATTCGAGAGAACTGGATGTTTATTATAAAGGATTTACAATGAATTTGGATAGGCGTTTAGAGCGTCATTTAAATGGAGGTAGCGGGTTTACTTCGCGTGCATCAGATTGGGTGTCGGTCTATAGTAAAATGTATGAAACAAAAAAAGAAGCGCTGATAGAAGAAAAGCGTTTAAAGAAGTTAAATCGAGCTTCTCTTGAACGATTATTTCAAGGTTAG
- a CDS encoding GIY-YIG nuclease family protein — MYYVYVIYSRELNVCYKGFTMNLDRRLERHLNGGSGFTSRASDWVLVYSKMYETKKEALIEEKRLKKLNRASLERLFQG; from the coding sequence ATGTACTATGTTTATGTGATTTATTCGAGAGAACTGAATGTTTGTTATAAAGGATTTACAATGAATTTGGATAGGCGTTTAGAGCGTCATTTAAATGGAGGTAGCGGGTTTACTTCGCGTGCATCAGATTGGGTGTTGGTTTATAGTAAAATGTATGAAACAAAAAAGGAAGCATTGATAGAAGAAAAGCGTTTAAAAAAGTTAAATCGAGCTTCTCTTGAGCGATTATTTCAAGGTTAG
- a CDS encoding GIY-YIG nuclease family protein: MCYVYVIYSRELDVYYKGFTMNLDRRLERHLNGESEYTSRASDWVSVYSKMYETKKEALIEEKRLKKLNRASLERLFQG; encoded by the coding sequence ATGTGCTATGTTTATGTGATTTATTCGAGAGAACTGGATGTTTATTATAAAGGATTTACAATGAATTTGGATAGGCGTTTAGAGCGTCATTTAAATGGAGAGAGCGAGTACACTTCGCGTGCATCAGATTGGGTGTCGGTCTATAGTAAAATGTATGAAACAAAAAAGGAGGCGCTGATAGAAGAAAAGCGTTTAAAGAAGTTAAATCGAGCTTCTCTTGAACGATTATTTCAAGGTTAG
- a CDS encoding DUF58 domain-containing protein, which produces MKIDNQIAKISSFQHLELLANQIVEGFISGMHKSPFHGFSAEFAEHKVYNSGESTKHIDWKLFAKTDRLYTKRFEEETNLRCHLILDNSSSMHYPKLEGDQLFFENKIGFSVLASAVLMNLLKKQRDAVGLSIYSDTYEYYAPEKGSERHHRMLLNVLEQTLQSPKESKNTDTITFLHQIAENIHRRSMVILFTDMFQGEDDERLFKALQHLKHNKHKVVLFHVIDKKTEFRFDFDNAPRKFIDLETGEQINLFAENVKNDYEKLVSDYFAKVANTCSQYKIKYVPVSVDEKFEKIMTTYLVEKQKFG; this is translated from the coding sequence ATGAAAATTGATAATCAAATAGCAAAAATTTCCAGTTTTCAGCATTTGGAGCTTTTAGCCAATCAAATTGTTGAAGGATTTATCTCAGGTATGCATAAGAGTCCGTTTCACGGGTTTTCAGCCGAATTTGCAGAGCATAAGGTGTATAATTCCGGCGAGAGTACGAAACATATCGATTGGAAGTTGTTTGCTAAAACCGATCGTTTATATACGAAACGTTTCGAAGAAGAAACGAATTTAAGATGCCATTTGATTCTGGATAATTCCTCGTCCATGCATTATCCGAAGCTGGAAGGGGATCAGCTGTTTTTTGAAAACAAGATCGGATTTTCCGTTTTGGCTTCTGCGGTACTAATGAATTTATTAAAAAAACAGCGGGATGCGGTAGGGTTGAGTATTTATTCGGATACGTATGAATATTATGCTCCTGAAAAAGGAAGCGAGCGGCATCACCGGATGTTATTGAATGTGCTGGAGCAAACCTTGCAATCGCCTAAAGAATCAAAAAATACGGATACTATTACTTTTTTACATCAGATTGCTGAAAATATCCACAGACGATCGATGGTGATTTTGTTTACTGATATGTTTCAGGGGGAAGATGATGAACGTCTTTTTAAAGCATTACAACATTTAAAACACAATAAGCACAAGGTAGTTTTGTTTCATGTAATTGATAAAAAAACGGAATTTCGTTTTGATTTTGACAATGCTCCACGAAAATTTATTGACTTGGAGACGGGTGAACAGATCAATCTTTTTGCTGAAAATGTTAAAAATGACTATGAAAAATTGGTTAGTGACTATTTTGCTAAAGTCGCCAATACCTGTTCACAGTATAAAATTAAGTATGTTCCGGTATCAGTCGATGAAAAATTTGAAAAAATTATGACAACCTATTTAGTTGAAAAACAAAAGTTTGGTTGA
- the trxA gene encoding thioredoxin — protein sequence MAQAITDATFEELVLKSDKPVLVDFWAAWCGPCRMVAPIIDQLSEEYAGKAVIGKVDVDANQEFAAKYGVRNIPTVLVFQNGEVVGRQVGVAPKQTYSDAIDALL from the coding sequence ATGGCACAAGCAATAACAGATGCTACTTTTGAAGAGCTAGTATTGAAATCAGATAAACCGGTTTTGGTTGACTTTTGGGCAGCATGGTGTGGTCCTTGTAGAATGGTGGCTCCTATTATTGATCAACTTAGCGAGGAATACGCAGGAAAAGCGGTTATCGGTAAAGTTGATGTAGATGCTAATCAGGAGTTTGCTGCAAAATACGGAGTACGTAATATTCCTACTGTTTTGGTTTTCCAAAACGGAGAAGTGGTAGGACGCCAGGTTGGTGTTGCTCCAAAGCAAACGTACAGTGATGCAATTGATGCATTATTATAA